A part of Syngnathoides biaculeatus isolate LvHL_M chromosome 21, ASM1980259v1, whole genome shotgun sequence genomic DNA contains:
- the haus6 gene encoding HAUS augmin-like complex subunit 6 isoform X2 has product MACQTGFQKKNGEYLWFALLGLGFQPESHLSFFATEATAKHTNLGPNMFDKPNKDAFLVVIHFLLEKLNPTRFHQTYKYCFPLVSSKQDAEFRKETCFWLREIMDETGYPGSKVLMSLLLSPGGPKFTSLMVHLAMHVMLQEMKTFAVDGSWVPGAAAEPASSLHTAARRLDLIKKRFLREVVHQRCFLQDEHKRAQSVGNSLRDLVAESSKYNELLKKHVADGVPEEESLADKTELVRSLWSSVGATLSTTEQKRKVLESVLGGEADQYALDGAGWRLGVPRCLFKRLERPSQQLRSGKVYVDGQLNLLCALELFTHSLRLLKDERGESPPDPAWSGPSQLRERWRRLLRRSQELQLLRLKISMEEIPEVRSDISELAAQSDDKWSDVPFVSLLDDQLASGFLSPLARSQPSFDAGDANDVFSRFPAKLPENSSPCPPAEGERGTSSDSEGGRRAAAAEEEESLRGAAAAESSPSASALERLADASPPPVRAADKAKKQNLDVECDDLADQFADAVAAASPTTGSPARSELGGLLGVLRGDPFNTRKPLARTTETLSESLAKALGEDDAAKRDSGVAGSSAGTPKGNRRSLWGSVCPSSPFSLLQETLPELPSVETLLSFNDDDDDEEDRSIAVRSPQGDESAPDRFLSAGDLPAWSSERPSPPAFFSLDLDALDAVC; this is encoded by the exons atggcgtgcCAAACGGGTTTCCAGAAAAAGAACGGCGAATATTTGTGGTTTGCTCTTCTTGGGCTGGGCTTTCAGCCCGAAAGTCATCTCTCGTTTTTTGCCACGGAGGCCACCGCAAAACACACGAACCTGGGACC GAATATGTTTGACAAACCCAACAAGGATGCCTTCCTCGTTGTCATCCATTTCCTGCTGGAAAAACTCAACCCAACACGATTTCACCAGACGTACAA ATATTGCTTTCCTTTGGTGAGCAGCAAACAAGATGCTGAATTTCGCAAGGAGACCTGCTTTTGGCTTCGAGAAATAATG GATGAAACTGGATATCCAGGCTCCAAAGTTCTCATGTCGCTGCTGCTCTCGCCCGGAGGTCCCAAATTCACCAGCTTGATGGTCCATCTCGCCATGCACGTCATGCTCcaggaaatgaaaacattcgCCGTCG ACGGGAGCTGGGTGCCGGGTGCTGCCGCCGAGCCGGCCTCGTCGCTCCACACGGCCGCCAGGAGACTGGACCTGATCAAGAAAAGGTTTTTGCGGGAGGTCGTCCACCAGCGTTGCTTCCTTCAGGACGAGCACAAAAGAGCCCA GAGTGTCGGGAATTCTCTGCGTGACCTCGTGGCCGAGAGTAGCAAGTACAACGAATTACTcaa AAAGCACGTGGCCGACGGTGTCCCCGAGGAGGAGTCTCTGGCCGATAAAACTGAACTG GTTCGATCCCTGTGGTCGTCCGTGGGCGCGACGCTGTCGACGACCGAGCAAAAACGAAAGGTGTTGGAAAGCGTGCTGGGAGGAGAGGCGGACCAGTACGCCTTGGACGGCGCGGGGTGGCGCCTTGGAGTTCCCCGGTGCCTGTTCAAGAGGTTGGAGCGGCCTTCGCAGCAG TTGCGCTCGGGGAAGGTGTACGTGGACGGTCAGCTCAACTTGCTGTGCGCCCTGGAGCTGTTCACCCACTCTCTGCGCCTCCTGAAAGACGAGCGGGGCGAGTCCCCGCCGGACCCCGCCTGGTCGGGCCCGTCGCAGTTGCGGGAGCGGTGGCGGCGGCTGCTCCGCCGCTCGCAGGAACTGCAGCTCCTCAG ACTGAAGATTTCCATGGAGGAGATTCCGGAGGTGAGGAGCGACATCAGCGAACTGGCGGCGCAGTCAGACGACAAGTGGTCGGACGTGCCTTTCGTGTCGCTGCTCGACGACCAGCTG GCGAGTGGCTTTCTCTCCCCGTTGGCTCGCTCTCAACCGTCGTTCGATGCCGGCGACGCAAACGACGTTTTCTCCCGGTTCCCGGCGAAGCTTCCCG AGAACTCTTCACCGTGTCCTCCGGCGGAGGGCGAGAGGGGAACTTCCTCCGACTCCGAAGG GGGCCGTCGCGCCGCAgccgcagaagaagaagaaagcctGCGGGGGGCCGCGGCCGCCGAGTCGTCCCCGTCCGCCTCTGCTCTGGAACGGCTCGCGGACGCGTCTCCGCCTCCTGTGAGGGCTGCCGACAAGGCCAAGAAGCAAAATCTAGACGTGGAATGTGATGACCTCGCCGACCAG TTTGCAGATGCCGTAGCCGCGGCCAGTCCGACGACGGGCAGCCCGGCACGTTCGGAACTTGGGGGACTTCTCGGCGTCCTTCGTGGGGATCCCTTCAACACCAGGAAGCCGCTCGCTCGCACAACGGAGACTTTAAGTGAGTCGCTTGCGAAGGCGCTGGGGGAAGACGACGCAGCCAAACGTGACAGCGGCGTGGCCGGAAGCTCGGCCGGCACCCCCAAAGGCAATCGGCGGTCGTTGTGGGGCAGCGTCTGCCCCTCGAGCCCCTTCAGCCTCTTGCAAGAAACTCTGCCAGAACTCCCCAGCGTGGAGACACTGCTGAGCttcaacgacgacgacgacgacgaggaagaCCGATCGATCGCCGTCCGCTCCCCGCAAGGGGACGAGTCGGCGCCTGATCGTTTTCTATCTGCCGGTGACCTTCCGGCTTGGAGCAGCGAGCGACCGTCGCCGCCTGCCTTTTTTTCACTGGATCTGGACGCACTGGATGCCGTATGCTGA
- the plaa gene encoding phospholipase A-2-activating protein has protein sequence MEENTAPSNSYRLRCSIPGHEMDVRGLAAAFSPEEGFVSVSRDRTGRIWVPNSSPESGFTELQRMSGHSNFVSCVCVMAPSDAYPRGLIATGGNDNNICVFRVDQAEPLYTLKGHKNAVCTLSSGKFGTLLSGSWDTSAKVWLSEKCMMTLQGHSAAVWAVAMLPEQGLMLSGSADRTIKLWKAGRCERTFTGHEDCVRGLVVISSAEFFSCSNDTSIRRWLVSGECAQVYYGHTNYIYSMAVFPNGRDFVSTGEDRTLRIWRSGECTQTLRLPAQSVWCCCILPSGDIAVGASDGIIRVFTEAEDRVAGAADLRAFEDELSNAAIDPKTGDLGDIKMEELPGREHLNEPGNRDGQTRLIKDGQKVEAYQWSVSDGRWVKIGDVVGGSNQETSKSVTYEGKEYDYVFTIDVNEGGPSMKLPYNVSEDPWLTAHNFLQRNDLSPMFLDQVANFIMENTKGHAAGAAQPAGGDPFTGGARYIPGSADGRANFGGDPFTGSGRYIPGSEPGSVAAEGAADPFTGGGAYSSAALRPKSTNVYFPKTDGVTFEQANLSQIVGKLKELNAGAPQEHKLSQDLLESLERLLESVCGPNERPPTVQEIGLLRKASHWPEDIVFPVLDILRLAVRHPEVNESLCDEAEGVRLCDHLLSLMRPEGRAANQMLALRVLCNCFSRRHGRALLLARREAVLSRAADLAAVCNKNIHIALATLVLNYAGCLQNQPDLEAKAQCLSVASRALETVRDKEAVFRLLVALGTTVASDRTARDLARSLGVGAQISQYASVSDPSKLGECCQLLLKELQ, from the exons ATGGAGGAGAACACGGCCCCATCCAACTCTTACAGACTCAGATGCTCCATTCCGGGCCACGAAATGGACGTTCGGGGGCTAGCGGCTGCCTTTTCCCCCGAAGAAGGGTTCGTTTCTGTTTCCAGAGACCGGACCGGAAGGATCTGGGTCCCCAACTCAAG CCCGGAGAGCGGTTTCACGGAGCTCCAACGCATGTCCGGCCACTCCAACTTTGTGTCGTGCGTGTGCGTCATGGCGCCGAGCGACGCGTACCCCCGAGGACTCATCGCCACGGGGGGGAACGACAACAACATTTGCGTATTCAGGGTGGACCAAGCGGAGCCGTTGTACACGCTGAAAGGTCACAAAAACGCAG TTTGTACTTTGTCTTCTGGCAAGTTCGGGACACTTCTGAGCGGCTCTTGGGACACCAGCGCCAAAGTGTGGCTGAGCGAGAAGTGCATGATGACGCTGCAG GGCCACTCCGCGGCAGTGTGGGCGGTGGCCATGTTGCCCGAACAGGGACTCATGCTGTCTGGGTCGGCGGACAGAACCATAAAGCTTTGGAAAGCTGGACGATGCGAGAGGACATTCACAG GCCACGAGGACTGCGTACGTGGACTTGTCGTGATCAGCAGCGCCGAGTTCTTCTCTTGCAGCAACGACACCAGCATCAGGAGGTGGCTGGTGAGCGGCGAATGCGCTCAGGTCTACTACGGCCACACGAACTACATCTACAGCATGGCCGTCTTCCCGAACGGTCGAG ATTTTGTGAGCACGGGAGAGGACCGGACTCTGCGGATCTGGAGGAGCGGCGAGTGTACGCAGACTCTCCGCCTGCCCGCTCAGTCGGTGTGGTGCTGCTGCATCCTACCCAGCGGCGACATCGCCGTCGGCGCGAG CGATGGCATCATTCGAGTTTTTACCGAGGCGGAGGATCGCGTGGCCGGCGCGGCGGACCTTCGGGCTTTTGAGGACGAGCTCTCCAACGCCGCCATCGACCCGAAGACCGGGGACCTGGGAGACATCAAAATGGAGGAACTTCCTGGGCGGGAACATCTGAACGAGCCCG GGAATCGTGACGGACAGACGCGTCTGATTAAAGACGGCCAGAAGGTGGAGGCGTACCAGTGGAGCGTCAGTGACGGTCGCTGGGTGAAAATCGGAGACGTCGTCGGGGGCTCCAACCAGGAGACGTCCAAAAGTGTCACGTATGAAGGAAAG gagtACGATTACGTCTTCACGATTGACGTGAACGAGGGCGGTCCGTCCATGAAGCTGCCTTACAACGTGTCGGAGGACCCCTGGCTGACGGCGCACAACTTTTTGCAGAGGAACGACCTCAGCCCCATGTTCCTGGACCAGGTGGCCAATTTCATCATGGAAAACACCAAAGGACACGCGGCGGGAGCCGCGCAGCCCGCCGGCGGCGACCCCTTCACTG GAGGAGCTCGGTACATCCCCGGGTCCGCCGACGGGAGGGCCAACTTTGGAGGCGATCCGTTCACAG GCTCCGGTCGTTACATCCCGGGCTCCGAGCCCGGCTCGGTCGCTGCCGAAGGTGCGGCGGACCCCTTCACAG GCGGAGGGGCTTATTCTTCGGCGGCCCTCAGACCGAAAAGCACCAACGTTTACTTCCCCAAGACGGACGGCGTGACCTTTGAGCAAGCCAATCTTTCCCAAATTGTCG GGAAGCTGAAAGAGTTGAATGCGGGGGCCCCGCAGGAGCACAAACTCTCTCAAGACCTGCTCGAAAGTTTGGAGCGGCTGCTGGAGTCTGTCTGCGGCCCGAACGAGCGCCCGCCGACCGTTCAGGAGATCGGCCTCCTGCGGAAAGCCTCGCACTGGCCGGAAG ATATCGTGTTTCCCGTCCTGGACATCCTGAGGCTGGCCGTGCGCCACCCGGAGGTCAACGAGAGCCTGTGCGACGAGGCCGAGGGCGTCCGACTGTGCGACCACCTCCTGAGCCTGATGAGGCCCGAGGGCCGCGCCGCCAATCAGATGCTGGCGCTGCGCGTCCTGTGCAACTGCTTCAGCCGCAGGCACGGCCGCGCGCTCCTCCTGGCCCGGCGCGAAGCCGTCCTGTCGCGGGCCGCCGACTTAGCCGCCGTCTGCAATAAGAACATCCACATCGCTCTGGCCACCCTGGTGCTGAACTACGCCGGCTGCCTGCAGAATCAACCCGACCTGGAGGCCAAAGCGCAGTGCCTGTCTGTGGCCAGCCGGGCGCTGGAGACCGTTCGGGACAAGGAGGCCGTGTTCCGACTGCTGGTCGCGCTGGGGACCACCGTGGCCTCGGACCGAACGGCCCGGGACCTGGCCCGCTCGCTGGGGGTGGGCGCGCAAATTTCCCAATACGCGAGCGTGTCTGATCCCTCCAAGCTCGGTGAGTGTTgtcagctgcttttaaaagaactCCAATGA
- the haus6 gene encoding HAUS augmin-like complex subunit 6 isoform X1, giving the protein MACQTGFQKKNGEYLWFALLGLGFQPESHLSFFATEATAKHTNLGPNMFDKPNKDAFLVVIHFLLEKLNPTRFHQTYKYCFPLVSSKQDAEFRKETCFWLREIMDETGYPGSKVLMSLLLSPGGPKFTSLMVHLAMHVMLQEMKTFAVDGSWVPGAAAEPASSLHTAARRLDLIKKRFLREVVHQRCFLQDEHKRAQSVGNSLRDLVAESSKYNELLKKHVADGVPEEESLADKTELVRSLWSSVGATLSTTEQKRKVLESVLGGEADQYALDGAGWRLGVPRCLFKRLERPSQQLRSGKVYVDGQLNLLCALELFTHSLRLLKDERGESPPDPAWSGPSQLRERWRRLLRRSQELQLLRLKISMEEIPEVRSDISELAAQSDDKWSDVPFVSLLDDQLASGFLSPLARSQPSFDAGDANDVFSRFPAKLPGERPSVDFCGSPKLGRNVSCCLRKPPENSSPCPPAEGERGTSSDSEGGRRAAAAEEEESLRGAAAAESSPSASALERLADASPPPVRAADKAKKQNLDVECDDLADQFADAVAAASPTTGSPARSELGGLLGVLRGDPFNTRKPLARTTETLSESLAKALGEDDAAKRDSGVAGSSAGTPKGNRRSLWGSVCPSSPFSLLQETLPELPSVETLLSFNDDDDDEEDRSIAVRSPQGDESAPDRFLSAGDLPAWSSERPSPPAFFSLDLDALDAVC; this is encoded by the exons atggcgtgcCAAACGGGTTTCCAGAAAAAGAACGGCGAATATTTGTGGTTTGCTCTTCTTGGGCTGGGCTTTCAGCCCGAAAGTCATCTCTCGTTTTTTGCCACGGAGGCCACCGCAAAACACACGAACCTGGGACC GAATATGTTTGACAAACCCAACAAGGATGCCTTCCTCGTTGTCATCCATTTCCTGCTGGAAAAACTCAACCCAACACGATTTCACCAGACGTACAA ATATTGCTTTCCTTTGGTGAGCAGCAAACAAGATGCTGAATTTCGCAAGGAGACCTGCTTTTGGCTTCGAGAAATAATG GATGAAACTGGATATCCAGGCTCCAAAGTTCTCATGTCGCTGCTGCTCTCGCCCGGAGGTCCCAAATTCACCAGCTTGATGGTCCATCTCGCCATGCACGTCATGCTCcaggaaatgaaaacattcgCCGTCG ACGGGAGCTGGGTGCCGGGTGCTGCCGCCGAGCCGGCCTCGTCGCTCCACACGGCCGCCAGGAGACTGGACCTGATCAAGAAAAGGTTTTTGCGGGAGGTCGTCCACCAGCGTTGCTTCCTTCAGGACGAGCACAAAAGAGCCCA GAGTGTCGGGAATTCTCTGCGTGACCTCGTGGCCGAGAGTAGCAAGTACAACGAATTACTcaa AAAGCACGTGGCCGACGGTGTCCCCGAGGAGGAGTCTCTGGCCGATAAAACTGAACTG GTTCGATCCCTGTGGTCGTCCGTGGGCGCGACGCTGTCGACGACCGAGCAAAAACGAAAGGTGTTGGAAAGCGTGCTGGGAGGAGAGGCGGACCAGTACGCCTTGGACGGCGCGGGGTGGCGCCTTGGAGTTCCCCGGTGCCTGTTCAAGAGGTTGGAGCGGCCTTCGCAGCAG TTGCGCTCGGGGAAGGTGTACGTGGACGGTCAGCTCAACTTGCTGTGCGCCCTGGAGCTGTTCACCCACTCTCTGCGCCTCCTGAAAGACGAGCGGGGCGAGTCCCCGCCGGACCCCGCCTGGTCGGGCCCGTCGCAGTTGCGGGAGCGGTGGCGGCGGCTGCTCCGCCGCTCGCAGGAACTGCAGCTCCTCAG ACTGAAGATTTCCATGGAGGAGATTCCGGAGGTGAGGAGCGACATCAGCGAACTGGCGGCGCAGTCAGACGACAAGTGGTCGGACGTGCCTTTCGTGTCGCTGCTCGACGACCAGCTG GCGAGTGGCTTTCTCTCCCCGTTGGCTCGCTCTCAACCGTCGTTCGATGCCGGCGACGCAAACGACGTTTTCTCCCGGTTCCCGGCGAAGCTTCCCGGTGAGCGGCCCTCCGTCGACTTTTGCGGCTCGCCGAAGTTGGGTCGTAATGTTTCCTGTTGCTTGCGCAAACCTCCAGAGAACTCTTCACCGTGTCCTCCGGCGGAGGGCGAGAGGGGAACTTCCTCCGACTCCGAAGG GGGCCGTCGCGCCGCAgccgcagaagaagaagaaagcctGCGGGGGGCCGCGGCCGCCGAGTCGTCCCCGTCCGCCTCTGCTCTGGAACGGCTCGCGGACGCGTCTCCGCCTCCTGTGAGGGCTGCCGACAAGGCCAAGAAGCAAAATCTAGACGTGGAATGTGATGACCTCGCCGACCAG TTTGCAGATGCCGTAGCCGCGGCCAGTCCGACGACGGGCAGCCCGGCACGTTCGGAACTTGGGGGACTTCTCGGCGTCCTTCGTGGGGATCCCTTCAACACCAGGAAGCCGCTCGCTCGCACAACGGAGACTTTAAGTGAGTCGCTTGCGAAGGCGCTGGGGGAAGACGACGCAGCCAAACGTGACAGCGGCGTGGCCGGAAGCTCGGCCGGCACCCCCAAAGGCAATCGGCGGTCGTTGTGGGGCAGCGTCTGCCCCTCGAGCCCCTTCAGCCTCTTGCAAGAAACTCTGCCAGAACTCCCCAGCGTGGAGACACTGCTGAGCttcaacgacgacgacgacgacgaggaagaCCGATCGATCGCCGTCCGCTCCCCGCAAGGGGACGAGTCGGCGCCTGATCGTTTTCTATCTGCCGGTGACCTTCCGGCTTGGAGCAGCGAGCGACCGTCGCCGCCTGCCTTTTTTTCACTGGATCTGGACGCACTGGATGCCGTATGCTGA